In Labrus bergylta chromosome 11, fLabBer1.1, whole genome shotgun sequence, one genomic interval encodes:
- the trim59 gene encoding tripartite motif-containing protein 59 produces MKALFLDRLFSEQTVKYIVFIHPALLPDLPPPYILSPASRLSTMDNLEEDLTCSVCYSLFSDPRVLPCSHTFCKSCLDNLLHVSTNYSIWRPLRLPLKCPNCRSVVELPPAGVEALPTNVCLRAIIEKYQNESEPRPPPCEEHHRQPLNMYCIQDRQLICGMCLTVGEHQGHPIDDLQAAFIREKQTPALLLARLSERRWAQVCELGEQLEQEKARCEGLVRQDRQEVNQFFQTLEAVLVQKKHAYMDALDKAGAEVARAYDPLIHRVKELQEEQLDLVSLGSSVEEEDSPLVFLDKVHLFRERVEEFIKTPLPSVINLSVSPRAAEFLQQHWPAVTIGSLEEAPVPKLCCCARCGGVEAVMENEAGRDRSGSWLQDLKPTSSVVLLGLLLLLGVMLVNPVGGASLGFSLLSRFSQVVHGLSSELVTSVWDTAGSAYTVMEATIDKWSCLLSAVGEKALQQLAALFQTLTSH; encoded by the exons ATGAAAGCACTGTTTTTGGACAGACTTTTCTCCGAGCAGACG GTGAAGTACATAGTGTTCATCCACCCTGCTCTCCTGCCGGATCTTCCTCCCCCTTACATCCTGAGCCCGGCCTCTCGTCTCTCCACCATGGACAACCTAGAGGAGGACCTTACGTGCTCTGTGTGCTACTCTCTGTTCTCTGATCCGCGAGTCCTGCCGTGCTCTCATACCTTCTGTAAGAGCTGCCTGGACAACCTGCTCCATGTGTCCACCAACTATTCCATCTGGCGCCCTCTCCGCCTGCCGCTGAAATGCCCCAACTGTCGGAGTGTGGTGGAGCTGCCCCCTGCGGGCGTGGAAGCTCTGCCCACCAACGTTTGCCTGCGGGCCATCATTGAGAAA TACCAGAATGAAAGTGAGCCGCGGCCCCCTCCCTGTGAGGAGCACCACAGGCAGCCCCTGAACATGTACTGCATCCAGGATCGACAGCTGATCTGTGGGATGTGTCTGACTGTTGGGGAACATCAGGGTCATCCCATAGACGACCTGCAAGCGGCCttcatcagagaaaaacagaccCCAGCGCTGCTGCTGGCAAGACTTTCAGAGCGCAGATGGGCACAG GTGTGTGAGCTGGGGGagcagctggagcaggagaaggCCCGCTGTGAGGGTCTGGTGAGGCAGGACCGACAGGAGGTCAATCAGTTTTTCCAGACACTTGAGGCGGTGCTCGTTCAGAAGAAACACGCCTACATGGACGCTCTGGATAAAGCTGGAGCAGAGGTGGCACGGGCCTACGACCCCCTCATACACAGAGTCAAGGAGCTGCAG GAGGAGCAGCTGGACCTGGTGTCTCTGGGCTCGTcggtagaggaggaggactcGCCGCTGGTCTTCCTGGATAAGGTGCATTTGTTCAGAGAGCGGGTGGAGGAGTTTATTAAAACCCCTCTGCCCTCTGTGATAAACCTCTCCGTCAGCCCGCGTGCTGCTGAGTTCCTCCAGCAGCACTGGCCCGCTGTGACCATCGGCAGCCTTGAGGAAGCCCCTGTCCCTAAGCTGTGCTGCTGCGCCCGATGTGGCGGTGTGGAGGCCGTGATGGAAAACGAAGCTGGGAGGGATCGGTCTGGCAGCTGGTTGCAGGACCTAAAGCCGACTTCTTCTGTGGTGCTGCtcgggctgctgctgctgttggggGTGATGTTGGTAAACCCAGTAGGAGGGGCATCACTGggtttctctctgctctctcggTTCAGTCAGGTGGTGCACGGTCTGAGCAGTGAACTGGTAACATCTGTGTGGGACACAGCAGGCTCGGCGTACACAGTGATGGAGGCCACTATAGACAAATGGAGCTGTCTCCTCTCCGCAGTGGGAGAAAAGGCCCTCCAGCAGCTGGCTGCCTTATTTCAAactctgacatcacactga
- the smc4 gene encoding structural maintenance of chromosomes protein 4 isoform X2 yields the protein MTNEPGAPRLMITHLVNRNFKSYAGEQILGPFHKRFSCIIGPNGSGKSNVIDSMLFVFGYRAQKIRSKKLSVLIHSSDKHKDVQSCTVEVHFQKIIDKEGDDYEVIPNSKFYVSRTANKDNSSAYHINGKKTTFKEVGAVLRSHGIDLDHNRFLILQGEVEQIAMMKPKGQTEHDEGMLEYLEDIIGSCRLKEPILTLARRIELLNEQRGEKLNRVKLVEKEKNALEGEKNKAVEFLTLENDIFKHKSRLCQYYVHDLQKRVVDKEQEKQKILEDTKEHTEKNAKISQEMERMNQELKNVEKKQNKLNKYIESQKEKFTQLDLQDVEVREKIKHSKSKGKKLHKQLEKDKEKLEEVRGVPASSEKAISEATARKEELEKQKGKEEEKLKAVMESLKEETSGLQQDKETKEKELMELSKAVNETRSRMDLAQSELDIYLSRHNTALTQLNTAKQTLQTTSDTLRERRAAIKDLEVKIPQKEQELKKDEGELGQLMKIDSEAREVVRELRQKVDEAKSSLSSNRSRGKVLDALMQQKKSGRIPGIFGRLGDLGAIEEKYDVAISSSCGALDNIVVDTIDTAQKCVTFLKEQNIGVATFIGLDKMKVWEKNMAPIRTPENCPRLFDMVRVKDESVRPAFYFALRDTLVAQDMEQATRMAFQKDKRWRVVTLKGQIIEMAGTMTGGGRVMKGRMGSSIGTEFSQEELDRMESKLNDKVSKLQGCQERKLQLEESVQRLQPQLRDMKNTLEKYANSMTSLADQEAHLKLQMKELEANVLAAAPNKTIQKQMEKSLDAFKKDYDAASSKAGKVENEVKRLHNLIVDINSHKLKAQQDKLDTVNKELDDCSSTITKAQVAIKTADRNLKKCEESVKRLQSELEENEKSMAEFTEHLKKLEDEAGEIMKACQEAEAELPEVQEQHQGVLKGIKALQQQEHALQEESLSIRLRVEQIESSITEHNNKIKHWQKEATKLSLHTIEDKAAEELPVLTVAELSEISEPNVIINKVTMLETQCAQMKPNLGAIAEYKKKEELYLQRVAQLDEITTERDRFKRGYEDLRKQRLNEFMTGFNMITNKLKENYQMLTLGGDAELELVDSLDPFSEGIMFSVRPPKKSWKKIFNLSGGEKTLSSLALVFALHHYKPTPLYFMDEIDAALDFKNVSIVACYIYEQTKNAQFIIISLRNNMFEIADRLIGIYKTHNTTKSVGINPKTIVFKELEAVTA from the exons ATGACCAATGAACCGGGCGCTCCTCGCCTCATGATAACACATTTAGTCAATCGCAACTTTAAATCGTATGCTGGCGAGCAGATTCTGGGGCCTTTCCACAAG cGTTTTTCGTGCATCATTGGTCCAAATGGAAGTGGGAAGTCCAATGTGATAGATTCAATGCTCTTTGTTTTTGGATACAGAGCTCAAAAGATCCGATCCAAAAAGCTTTCAGTTCTGATTCACAGCTCTGATAAACACAAAGATGTGCAAAGCTGTACAGTGGAGGTGCATTTTCAAAAGATCATTGATAAG GAAGGAGATGACTACGAAGTCATCCCCAACAGCAAGTTCTATGTTTCCAGGACTGCCAACAAAGACAATTCCTCAGCCTACCATATCAATGGCAAGAAAACCACATTCAAAGAGGTTGGGGCTGTACTCCGAAGCCATGGTATTGACCTAGACCACAACAGATTTCTGATCTTACAG GGCGAGGTGGAGCAGATTGCCATGATGAAGCCTAAAGGTCAGACAGAGCATGATGAGGGTATGCTGGAGTACCTAGAGGACATTATCGGCTCATGCCGCCTTAAAGAGCCCATCCTTACCCTGGCCCGGCGAATTGAGCTGCTCAATGagcagaggggagagaag CTGAACCGTGTGAAGCTggtggagaaggagaagaatgCTCTGGAGGGAGAAAAGAACAAAGCGGTGGAGTTCCTCACCCTGGAGAATGATATCTTTAAACACAAGAGTCGACTCTGCCAGTACTATGT TCATGATCTGCAGAAGCGTGTGGTTGACAAGGAGCAGGAGAAGCAGAAGATCTTGGAGGACACAAaggaacacacagagaaaaatgcaaaGATATCACAGGAGATGGAGAGAATGAACCAAGAGCTTAAAAACGTGGAGAA GAAACAAAATAAGCTCAACAAGTACATCGAGTCCCAGAAGGAGAAGTTCACCCAGCTGGACCTGCAGGATGTTGAAGTGCGTGAGAAGATTAAACATTCAAAGAGCAAGGGCAAGAAACTGCACAAGCAGCtggaaaaggacaaagaaaag CTGGAGGAAGTGCGCGGTGTGCCGGCCAGCAGCGAAAAGGCCATCTCTGAGGCAACAGCTCGTAAGGAGGAGCTTGAGAAGCAGAAggggaaagaagaggaaaaactCAAAGCAGTGATGGAGAGTTTGAAGGAAGAGACCAGCGGCCTGCAACAGGACAAAGAG ACCAAAGAGAAAGAGCTGATGGAGCTCAGCAAGGCTGTAAATGAGACCCGGTCTCGTATGGATCTGGCTCAGTCAGAGCTGGACATCTACCTCAGCCGCCACAACACGGCACTGACGCAGCTAAACACTGCCAAGCAGACACTCCAGACAACCTCTGACACGCTGCGTGAGCGCCGTGCCGCCATCAAAGACCTCGAAGTGAAAATACCCCAGAAAGAACAGGAGCTTAAGAAG GACGAGGGAGAGCTGGGGCAGCTGATGAAGATAGACAGTGAGGCCAGGGAAGTGGTGAGGGAACTGAGGCAGAAGGTGGATGAAGCCAAAAGTTCTCTGTCCTCCAACCGCAGTCGAGGAAAGGTCCTCGATGCCCTCatgcagcagaagaagagtgGCAGAATCCCTGGCATCTTTGGAAGAttg GGAGACCTTGGAGCCATAGAAGAGAAGTATGATGTGGCCATTTCCTCAAGTTGTGGTGCTCTAGACAACATCGTGGTGGACACTATCGACACGGCTCAGAAATGTGTGACGTTTCTTAAAGAACAGAACATCGGGGTGGCAACCTTTATTGGTCTTGACAAG ATGAAGGTGTGGGAGAAGAATATGGCTCCCATTCGAACTCCAGAGAACTGCCCTCGTCTCTTCGACATGGTGCGAGTGAAAGATGAAAGTGTGCGGCCAGCTTTCTACTTTGCTCTAAGGGACACCCTGGTGGCCCAGGACATGGAGCAGGCCACAAGGATGGCCTTCCAGAAAGATAAGCGCTGGAGAGTGGTCACCCTGAAGGGACAAATCATAGAGATGGCTG GAACCATgactggaggaggaagagtcaTGAAAGGCAGGATGGGCTCCTCTATTGGTACAGAGTTTTCCCAGGAGGAG CTTGATCGTATGGAGAGCAAGCTGAATGACAAAGTGTCAAAGCTGCAGGGCTGCCAAGAGAGAAAGCTGCAGCTCGAGGAGAGCGTCCAGCGACTGCAGCCGCAGCTTCGGGACATGAAGAACACGCTGGAAAAATACGCCAACAGCATGACT AGTCTTGCTGACCAGGAGGCTCACTTGAAACTTCAGATGAAGGAACttgaggccaatgtgctggctGCTGCCCCAAACAAGACCATACAGAAACAGATGGAGAAGAGCCTGGATGCCTTCAAGAAAG ACTATGATGCAGCCTCCAGTAAAGCTGGGAAGGTGGAGAATGAGGTGAAAAGACTCCACAACCTGATTGTAGACATCAACAGCCACAAGCTGAAGGCGCAGCAGGACAAACTGGACACAGTCAACAAGGAGCTGGACGACTGCTCTTCCACCATTACCAAAGCTCAAGTGGCCATAAAGACAGCTGACCG AAACCTGAAGAAGTGTGAGGAGAGCGTGAAACGCTTGCAGAGcgagctggaggagaatgagaagTCAATGGCAGAGTTCACAGAACATCTGAAGAAGCTGGAAGACGAGGCCGGGGAGATCATGAAGGCGTGTCAGGAAGCTGAG GCTGAACTCCCCGAGGTGCAGGAGCAGCATCAAGGGGTGCTGAAGGGGATCAAGGCCCTTCAGCAGCAGGAGCACGCACTGCAGGAGGAGTCCCTCAGCATCCGACTCAGAGTCGAGCAGATAGAGTCCTCGATCACCGAACACAACAATAAGATCAAACATTGGCAAAAAGAG GCCACTAAGCTGTCCCTTCATACCATCGAggacaaagcagcagaggaaCTTCCTGTTCTTACCGTTGCTGAACTGTCTGAAATCTCAGAGCCCAACGTCATAATAAACAAAGTGACCATGTTAGAGACCCAGTGTGCTCAGATGAAACCAAACCTTGGTGCCATTGCTGAATACAAGAAGAAG gaggagctgtatcTTCAGCGCGTGGCTCAGCTCGATGAGATCACTACAGAGAGGGACCGATTCAAACGTGGCTATGAGGACCTGCGCAAACAGCGCCTCAACGAGTTCATGACTGGATTCAACATGATCACCAACAAGCTGAAGGAAAACTACCAGATGCTCACACTGGGTGgcgatgcagagctggagctggtGGACAGTTTGGACCCCTTCTCTGAGGGCATCATGTTCAG TGTTCGTCCTCCGAAGAAGAGCTGGAAGAAGATCTTTAACCtgtcaggaggagagaagaCCCTCAGCTCTCTGGCTCTGGTGTTCGCTCTCCACCACTACAAACCCACACCGCTCTACTTCATGGACGAGATCGACGCCGCACTCGATTTCAAGAACGTTTCCATTGTGGCCTGTTACATTTAT GAGCAAACAAAGAACGCTCAGTTCATCATCATCTCCCTGAGGAACAACATGTTCGAGATCGCTGATCGTCTCATCGGCATCTACAAGACTCACAACACCACCAAGAGTGTTGGGATCAACCCCAAGACCATCGTGTTCAAAGAGCTCGAAGCGGTCACCGCTTAA
- the smc4 gene encoding structural maintenance of chromosomes protein 4 isoform X1, with amino-acid sequence MPSKTAKSSTASAKTRGKGSQPRDDSEDELDVAPQETNSNGQEEAPPTTDPSHGETVEAVDNRSLEEILGSIPPPPPPAMTNEPGAPRLMITHLVNRNFKSYAGEQILGPFHKRFSCIIGPNGSGKSNVIDSMLFVFGYRAQKIRSKKLSVLIHSSDKHKDVQSCTVEVHFQKIIDKEGDDYEVIPNSKFYVSRTANKDNSSAYHINGKKTTFKEVGAVLRSHGIDLDHNRFLILQGEVEQIAMMKPKGQTEHDEGMLEYLEDIIGSCRLKEPILTLARRIELLNEQRGEKLNRVKLVEKEKNALEGEKNKAVEFLTLENDIFKHKSRLCQYYVHDLQKRVVDKEQEKQKILEDTKEHTEKNAKISQEMERMNQELKNVEKKQNKLNKYIESQKEKFTQLDLQDVEVREKIKHSKSKGKKLHKQLEKDKEKLEEVRGVPASSEKAISEATARKEELEKQKGKEEEKLKAVMESLKEETSGLQQDKETKEKELMELSKAVNETRSRMDLAQSELDIYLSRHNTALTQLNTAKQTLQTTSDTLRERRAAIKDLEVKIPQKEQELKKDEGELGQLMKIDSEAREVVRELRQKVDEAKSSLSSNRSRGKVLDALMQQKKSGRIPGIFGRLGDLGAIEEKYDVAISSSCGALDNIVVDTIDTAQKCVTFLKEQNIGVATFIGLDKMKVWEKNMAPIRTPENCPRLFDMVRVKDESVRPAFYFALRDTLVAQDMEQATRMAFQKDKRWRVVTLKGQIIEMAGTMTGGGRVMKGRMGSSIGTEFSQEELDRMESKLNDKVSKLQGCQERKLQLEESVQRLQPQLRDMKNTLEKYANSMTSLADQEAHLKLQMKELEANVLAAAPNKTIQKQMEKSLDAFKKDYDAASSKAGKVENEVKRLHNLIVDINSHKLKAQQDKLDTVNKELDDCSSTITKAQVAIKTADRNLKKCEESVKRLQSELEENEKSMAEFTEHLKKLEDEAGEIMKACQEAEAELPEVQEQHQGVLKGIKALQQQEHALQEESLSIRLRVEQIESSITEHNNKIKHWQKEATKLSLHTIEDKAAEELPVLTVAELSEISEPNVIINKVTMLETQCAQMKPNLGAIAEYKKKEELYLQRVAQLDEITTERDRFKRGYEDLRKQRLNEFMTGFNMITNKLKENYQMLTLGGDAELELVDSLDPFSEGIMFSVRPPKKSWKKIFNLSGGEKTLSSLALVFALHHYKPTPLYFMDEIDAALDFKNVSIVACYIYEQTKNAQFIIISLRNNMFEIADRLIGIYKTHNTTKSVGINPKTIVFKELEAVTA; translated from the exons ATGCCATCTAAAACTGCAAAAAGCTCAACTGCCTCCGCCAAGACAAGAGGGAAAGGGTCGCAGCCTCGGGATGACTCCGAAGACGAGCTGGATGTAGCCCCTCAAGAAACCAACTCCAATGGCCAAGAGGAGGCACCGCCGACAACTG ATCCGTCTCACGGGGAAACTGTCGAGGCGGTTGATAATCGGAGTTTGGAGGAGATTCTCGGTAGCATCCCTCCACCCCCGCCCCCAGCAATGACCAATGAACCGGGCGCTCCTCGCCTCATGATAACACATTTAGTCAATCGCAACTTTAAATCGTATGCTGGCGAGCAGATTCTGGGGCCTTTCCACAAG cGTTTTTCGTGCATCATTGGTCCAAATGGAAGTGGGAAGTCCAATGTGATAGATTCAATGCTCTTTGTTTTTGGATACAGAGCTCAAAAGATCCGATCCAAAAAGCTTTCAGTTCTGATTCACAGCTCTGATAAACACAAAGATGTGCAAAGCTGTACAGTGGAGGTGCATTTTCAAAAGATCATTGATAAG GAAGGAGATGACTACGAAGTCATCCCCAACAGCAAGTTCTATGTTTCCAGGACTGCCAACAAAGACAATTCCTCAGCCTACCATATCAATGGCAAGAAAACCACATTCAAAGAGGTTGGGGCTGTACTCCGAAGCCATGGTATTGACCTAGACCACAACAGATTTCTGATCTTACAG GGCGAGGTGGAGCAGATTGCCATGATGAAGCCTAAAGGTCAGACAGAGCATGATGAGGGTATGCTGGAGTACCTAGAGGACATTATCGGCTCATGCCGCCTTAAAGAGCCCATCCTTACCCTGGCCCGGCGAATTGAGCTGCTCAATGagcagaggggagagaag CTGAACCGTGTGAAGCTggtggagaaggagaagaatgCTCTGGAGGGAGAAAAGAACAAAGCGGTGGAGTTCCTCACCCTGGAGAATGATATCTTTAAACACAAGAGTCGACTCTGCCAGTACTATGT TCATGATCTGCAGAAGCGTGTGGTTGACAAGGAGCAGGAGAAGCAGAAGATCTTGGAGGACACAAaggaacacacagagaaaaatgcaaaGATATCACAGGAGATGGAGAGAATGAACCAAGAGCTTAAAAACGTGGAGAA GAAACAAAATAAGCTCAACAAGTACATCGAGTCCCAGAAGGAGAAGTTCACCCAGCTGGACCTGCAGGATGTTGAAGTGCGTGAGAAGATTAAACATTCAAAGAGCAAGGGCAAGAAACTGCACAAGCAGCtggaaaaggacaaagaaaag CTGGAGGAAGTGCGCGGTGTGCCGGCCAGCAGCGAAAAGGCCATCTCTGAGGCAACAGCTCGTAAGGAGGAGCTTGAGAAGCAGAAggggaaagaagaggaaaaactCAAAGCAGTGATGGAGAGTTTGAAGGAAGAGACCAGCGGCCTGCAACAGGACAAAGAG ACCAAAGAGAAAGAGCTGATGGAGCTCAGCAAGGCTGTAAATGAGACCCGGTCTCGTATGGATCTGGCTCAGTCAGAGCTGGACATCTACCTCAGCCGCCACAACACGGCACTGACGCAGCTAAACACTGCCAAGCAGACACTCCAGACAACCTCTGACACGCTGCGTGAGCGCCGTGCCGCCATCAAAGACCTCGAAGTGAAAATACCCCAGAAAGAACAGGAGCTTAAGAAG GACGAGGGAGAGCTGGGGCAGCTGATGAAGATAGACAGTGAGGCCAGGGAAGTGGTGAGGGAACTGAGGCAGAAGGTGGATGAAGCCAAAAGTTCTCTGTCCTCCAACCGCAGTCGAGGAAAGGTCCTCGATGCCCTCatgcagcagaagaagagtgGCAGAATCCCTGGCATCTTTGGAAGAttg GGAGACCTTGGAGCCATAGAAGAGAAGTATGATGTGGCCATTTCCTCAAGTTGTGGTGCTCTAGACAACATCGTGGTGGACACTATCGACACGGCTCAGAAATGTGTGACGTTTCTTAAAGAACAGAACATCGGGGTGGCAACCTTTATTGGTCTTGACAAG ATGAAGGTGTGGGAGAAGAATATGGCTCCCATTCGAACTCCAGAGAACTGCCCTCGTCTCTTCGACATGGTGCGAGTGAAAGATGAAAGTGTGCGGCCAGCTTTCTACTTTGCTCTAAGGGACACCCTGGTGGCCCAGGACATGGAGCAGGCCACAAGGATGGCCTTCCAGAAAGATAAGCGCTGGAGAGTGGTCACCCTGAAGGGACAAATCATAGAGATGGCTG GAACCATgactggaggaggaagagtcaTGAAAGGCAGGATGGGCTCCTCTATTGGTACAGAGTTTTCCCAGGAGGAG CTTGATCGTATGGAGAGCAAGCTGAATGACAAAGTGTCAAAGCTGCAGGGCTGCCAAGAGAGAAAGCTGCAGCTCGAGGAGAGCGTCCAGCGACTGCAGCCGCAGCTTCGGGACATGAAGAACACGCTGGAAAAATACGCCAACAGCATGACT AGTCTTGCTGACCAGGAGGCTCACTTGAAACTTCAGATGAAGGAACttgaggccaatgtgctggctGCTGCCCCAAACAAGACCATACAGAAACAGATGGAGAAGAGCCTGGATGCCTTCAAGAAAG ACTATGATGCAGCCTCCAGTAAAGCTGGGAAGGTGGAGAATGAGGTGAAAAGACTCCACAACCTGATTGTAGACATCAACAGCCACAAGCTGAAGGCGCAGCAGGACAAACTGGACACAGTCAACAAGGAGCTGGACGACTGCTCTTCCACCATTACCAAAGCTCAAGTGGCCATAAAGACAGCTGACCG AAACCTGAAGAAGTGTGAGGAGAGCGTGAAACGCTTGCAGAGcgagctggaggagaatgagaagTCAATGGCAGAGTTCACAGAACATCTGAAGAAGCTGGAAGACGAGGCCGGGGAGATCATGAAGGCGTGTCAGGAAGCTGAG GCTGAACTCCCCGAGGTGCAGGAGCAGCATCAAGGGGTGCTGAAGGGGATCAAGGCCCTTCAGCAGCAGGAGCACGCACTGCAGGAGGAGTCCCTCAGCATCCGACTCAGAGTCGAGCAGATAGAGTCCTCGATCACCGAACACAACAATAAGATCAAACATTGGCAAAAAGAG GCCACTAAGCTGTCCCTTCATACCATCGAggacaaagcagcagaggaaCTTCCTGTTCTTACCGTTGCTGAACTGTCTGAAATCTCAGAGCCCAACGTCATAATAAACAAAGTGACCATGTTAGAGACCCAGTGTGCTCAGATGAAACCAAACCTTGGTGCCATTGCTGAATACAAGAAGAAG gaggagctgtatcTTCAGCGCGTGGCTCAGCTCGATGAGATCACTACAGAGAGGGACCGATTCAAACGTGGCTATGAGGACCTGCGCAAACAGCGCCTCAACGAGTTCATGACTGGATTCAACATGATCACCAACAAGCTGAAGGAAAACTACCAGATGCTCACACTGGGTGgcgatgcagagctggagctggtGGACAGTTTGGACCCCTTCTCTGAGGGCATCATGTTCAG TGTTCGTCCTCCGAAGAAGAGCTGGAAGAAGATCTTTAACCtgtcaggaggagagaagaCCCTCAGCTCTCTGGCTCTGGTGTTCGCTCTCCACCACTACAAACCCACACCGCTCTACTTCATGGACGAGATCGACGCCGCACTCGATTTCAAGAACGTTTCCATTGTGGCCTGTTACATTTAT GAGCAAACAAAGAACGCTCAGTTCATCATCATCTCCCTGAGGAACAACATGTTCGAGATCGCTGATCGTCTCATCGGCATCTACAAGACTCACAACACCACCAAGAGTGTTGGGATCAACCCCAAGACCATCGTGTTCAAAGAGCTCGAAGCGGTCACCGCTTAA